One stretch of Amycolatopsis sp. NBC_00345 DNA includes these proteins:
- a CDS encoding MoaD/ThiS family protein, which produces MAVTVSIPTILRTHTGGEKSVEAAGKTVLEVIDDVESRHAGLKARLVKEEKLHRFINVYVNDEDVRFAGGLEAEVKDGDTLTILPAVAGGAR; this is translated from the coding sequence ATGGCCGTGACCGTGTCCATCCCGACCATCCTGCGCACGCACACCGGCGGCGAGAAGTCCGTCGAGGCGGCGGGCAAGACCGTCCTCGAGGTGATCGACGACGTCGAGTCGCGTCACGCCGGCCTCAAGGCGCGCCTGGTCAAGGAGGAGAAGCTGCACCGCTTCATCAACGTCTACGTCAACGACGAGGACGTGCGCTTCGCCGGCGGCCTCGAGGCCGAGGTCAAGGACGGCGACACCCTGACGATCCTGCCCGCCGTGGCCGGCGGCGCACGCTGA
- a CDS encoding M67 family metallopeptidase, with product MLRIRRELVDEIVAHARRDHPDEACGVIAGPEGSDVPERFIPMLNAARSPTFYEFDSGDLLKLYREMDANDEVPVVIYHSHTATEAYPSRTDANIAAEPEAHYVLVSTRDPDSPEFRSYRIVDAEITEEPVEVLD from the coding sequence GTGCTCCGGATCCGCCGTGAACTCGTCGACGAGATCGTCGCCCACGCCCGCCGTGACCACCCCGACGAGGCGTGCGGGGTGATCGCCGGGCCGGAGGGCTCCGATGTGCCCGAACGGTTCATCCCCATGCTGAACGCGGCCCGCTCGCCGACGTTCTACGAGTTCGACTCGGGCGACCTGCTCAAGCTCTACCGCGAGATGGACGCGAACGACGAGGTGCCGGTGGTCATCTACCACTCGCACACCGCGACGGAGGCTTACCCGTCGCGCACCGACGCGAACATCGCCGCCGAGCCGGAAGCGCACTACGTGCTCGTGTCCACGCGGGACCCCGATTCGCCCGAGTTCCGCTCGTACCGGATCGTGGACGCCGAGATCACCGAGGAGCCGGTCGAAGTCCTCGACTGA
- a CDS encoding P1 family peptidase, whose protein sequence is MSGLTDVPGVLVGHHERVGDGWASGTTVVLVPDGATGAVDQRGGAPGTRETNLLEPENLVQRVNAVCLSGGSAYGLAAADGVVRWLGERNLGFPVGAAPHEVVPIVPAAVLFDLPRSEWGNRPDASFGYAACEAAASGAVTQGTVGAGAGAAVGSLKGGIGTASEVVGVAGGVTVGALAAVNAAGQAVDFATGRPFAADHEVDGEFGARWPDRPGSVPPAATDLNTTIGVVACDAKLSKAEARRLAVAAQDGLARAVRPAHTMFDGDTVFALATGARELPAAAGSFADAQRAGALDMLCSAAARVFARAMVHGLLAATAAGGVVAYRDVWPEAY, encoded by the coding sequence TTGAGCGGCCTGACGGATGTGCCCGGCGTGCTGGTGGGCCACCACGAGCGGGTCGGCGACGGCTGGGCTTCCGGCACCACGGTGGTGCTGGTGCCCGATGGCGCGACCGGCGCGGTCGACCAGCGCGGCGGCGCCCCCGGCACCCGCGAGACGAACCTGCTGGAGCCGGAGAACCTGGTACAGCGCGTGAACGCCGTCTGCTTGTCCGGCGGCAGCGCGTACGGGCTCGCGGCGGCCGACGGGGTGGTGCGCTGGCTCGGCGAGCGGAACCTGGGCTTCCCGGTCGGCGCGGCGCCGCACGAGGTCGTGCCGATCGTGCCCGCGGCAGTGCTGTTCGACCTGCCGCGCAGCGAGTGGGGCAACCGGCCGGACGCGTCTTTCGGTTACGCCGCTTGTGAAGCCGCCGCTTCGGGCGCTGTCACGCAAGGGACCGTCGGCGCCGGGGCGGGCGCGGCCGTCGGCTCGCTGAAGGGCGGGATCGGGACCGCGAGCGAGGTCGTCGGTGTTGCCGGCGGGGTGACCGTGGGCGCGCTGGCCGCGGTGAACGCGGCCGGTCAAGCCGTGGACTTCGCCACCGGCCGCCCGTTCGCGGCCGACCACGAGGTGGACGGCGAGTTCGGCGCCCGCTGGCCGGATCGGCCCGGCTCGGTGCCGCCGGCCGCGACCGACCTGAACACCACGATCGGCGTCGTGGCCTGCGACGCGAAGCTGTCCAAGGCCGAGGCCCGGCGGCTGGCGGTGGCGGCGCAGGACGGGCTGGCCCGAGCCGTCCGCCCCGCCCACACGATGTTCGACGGTGACACCGTCTTCGCGCTGGCCACGGGTGCTCGCGAGCTGCCCGCCGCGGCGGGCTCCTTCGCCGACGCCCAGCGCGCGGGTGCTCTCGACATGCTGTGCTCGGCCGCCGCCCGGGTGTTCGCGCGGGCGATGGTGCACGGGCTGCTGGCGGCCACCGCGGCCGGCGGTGTCGTGGCTTACCGGGACGTCTGGCCCGAGGCCTACTGA
- a CDS encoding DUF2017 domain-containing protein, with translation MKPWRRKGESILAGFEQQEAAVLRGLVSQLEDMLTARAEEAPQDELAELTGIRTGPSESPDDPVLSRLLPDFHKLDPDNPTREDLDSAAAMRSLHEPELLETKVGVAKVVLDTLPRDGGNVRLSFEQADAWLGALNDVRLALGTALDVTEDMPDELPDDDPRSPHLGVYHWLTWVQETLIQALTA, from the coding sequence ATGAAGCCTTGGCGCCGCAAGGGCGAGTCGATACTGGCGGGCTTCGAGCAGCAGGAGGCCGCCGTGCTGCGCGGCCTGGTCAGCCAGCTCGAGGACATGCTCACCGCGCGCGCCGAGGAGGCGCCGCAGGACGAGCTGGCCGAGCTCACCGGCATCCGCACCGGGCCGTCGGAGTCGCCGGACGACCCGGTGCTCTCGCGGCTGCTGCCCGACTTCCACAAGCTCGACCCGGACAACCCCACGCGCGAGGACCTCGACTCCGCCGCCGCGATGCGGTCGCTGCACGAGCCGGAGCTGCTGGAGACGAAGGTCGGCGTCGCGAAGGTCGTGCTGGACACGCTGCCCCGCGACGGCGGCAACGTGCGGCTGAGCTTCGAGCAGGCCGACGCCTGGCTGGGCGCGCTCAACGACGTGCGCCTGGCGCTGGGCACCGCCCTCGACGTCACCGAGGACATGCCGGACGAGCTGCCCGACGACGATCCGCGGTCCCCGCACCTCGGCGTCTACCACTGGCTGACCTGGGTGCAGGAGACCCTGATCCAGGCGCTGACGGCTTGA
- the clpS gene encoding ATP-dependent Clp protease adapter ClpS, producing the protein MSTPVASEQTQVDPLGVEAAEEDKPWRTVVWNDPVNLMSYVTYVFQKLFGYSRDHATKLMLDVHHKGKAIVSSGSKEKVEVDVAKLHAAGLWATMEQPS; encoded by the coding sequence ATGTCCACGCCTGTCGCATCCGAACAGACGCAGGTTGATCCACTCGGGGTCGAAGCCGCCGAGGAGGACAAGCCGTGGCGAACCGTCGTGTGGAACGACCCGGTCAACTTGATGTCCTACGTGACGTACGTGTTCCAGAAGCTCTTCGGCTACAGCCGGGACCACGCCACGAAGCTGATGCTCGACGTGCATCACAAGGGCAAGGCCATCGTGTCGTCGGGCTCGAAGGAGAAGGTGGAGGTCGACGTGGCGAAGCTGCACGCGGCGGGCCTGTGGGCGACCATGGAACAGCCTTCATGA
- a CDS encoding nicotinate phosphoribosyltransferase — MGSPEPVTSASTALLTDHYELTMLSSALADGTAERPCVFEVFARRLPDGRRYGVVAGTARVLDAIADFRFTDAELTQLEQTAVVDDATIAWLADYEFSGDIYGYPEGELYFPGSPLLTVTGGFGEAVLLETLVLSILNHDSAIASAAARMAGAAHGRPIIEMGGRRTHEYAAVAAARAAYLAGFATTSNLEAGRRYGIPTRGTVAHAFMLLHDNEEQAFRAQVDKMGADTTLLVDTYDITAGIDAAVRVAGPELGAIRIDSGDVGPLARKARDQLDSLGAKDTRIVVSGDLDEHAIAALRAEPVDAYGVGTSVVTGSGAPTAGMVYKLVEVDGRPVAKRSAHKESRGGRKSALRRHRVTGTAMEEVVWTDASGRPEPEEHDRELQIPLVRGGRAVDDLPTLDDARARLRRAQVSLPWEGLKLSHGEPAIPTTFL, encoded by the coding sequence ATGGGTTCACCCGAGCCGGTCACCAGCGCCAGCACGGCGCTGCTCACCGACCACTACGAGCTGACCATGCTGAGCAGTGCGCTCGCCGACGGAACCGCCGAACGCCCTTGTGTGTTCGAGGTCTTCGCGCGCCGTCTGCCCGACGGCCGTCGTTACGGCGTCGTCGCCGGGACCGCGCGCGTGCTCGACGCGATCGCGGACTTCCGGTTCACCGACGCCGAGCTGACGCAGCTGGAGCAGACCGCCGTCGTCGATGACGCGACGATCGCCTGGCTCGCCGACTACGAGTTCTCCGGCGACATCTACGGCTATCCCGAGGGCGAGCTGTACTTCCCCGGCTCGCCGCTGCTGACCGTCACCGGCGGCTTCGGCGAGGCGGTGCTGCTGGAGACGCTGGTGCTGTCGATCCTCAACCACGACAGCGCGATCGCCTCGGCCGCGGCGCGGATGGCGGGGGCCGCGCACGGCCGGCCGATCATCGAGATGGGCGGCCGCCGCACGCACGAGTACGCCGCCGTCGCCGCCGCGCGCGCCGCCTACCTGGCCGGCTTCGCCACGACGTCGAACCTCGAAGCCGGCCGCCGCTACGGAATCCCCACCCGCGGCACCGTCGCGCACGCTTTCATGCTGCTGCACGACAACGAGGAGCAGGCGTTCCGCGCGCAGGTCGACAAGATGGGCGCGGACACCACACTGCTGGTGGACACCTACGACATCACCGCGGGCATCGACGCGGCCGTCCGCGTGGCCGGCCCGGAGCTGGGCGCGATCCGGATCGACTCCGGCGACGTCGGCCCGCTGGCCCGCAAAGCGCGTGACCAGCTCGATTCCCTCGGCGCGAAGGACACCCGCATCGTGGTGTCCGGCGACCTCGACGAGCACGCCATCGCGGCGCTGCGCGCGGAGCCCGTGGACGCGTACGGCGTCGGCACCTCCGTGGTCACCGGCTCGGGCGCGCCGACCGCCGGCATGGTCTACAAACTGGTGGAGGTCGACGGCCGCCCGGTCGCCAAGCGCAGCGCGCACAAGGAGTCCCGCGGCGGCCGGAAGTCCGCGCTGCGCCGCCACCGCGTCACCGGGACCGCGATGGAGGAGGTCGTCTGGACCGACGCCTCCGGCCGGCCCGAGCCCGAGGAGCACGACCGCGAACTCCAGATCCCCCTGGTCCGCGGCGGCCGCGCGGTGGATGATTTGCCCACGCTGGACGACGCGCGGGCCCGGCTGCGGCGCGCGCAGGTCAGCCTGCCGTGGGAGGGCCTGAAGCTTTCGCACGGCGAGCCCGCGATACCGACGACGTTTCTGTAG
- a CDS encoding isochorismatase family protein, with protein MGTALIVVDVQNDFCEGGSLGLPGGAAAAEAISARAAEGGYSHVVATRDHHIDPGDHFSDTPDFNTSWPVHCVAGTPGASFHPSLDVVPIEAVFSKGEYTAAYSGFEGKSRDGKTLEEWLREHEVTDVDVVGIATDFCVRATALDAAKAGFGVRVLLDLTVGGSQPTVDATLKDFEEAGVAYSGKAAVPPPA; from the coding sequence ATGGGAACCGCCCTGATCGTGGTGGATGTGCAGAACGACTTCTGCGAAGGGGGCTCGCTCGGCCTGCCCGGCGGGGCCGCCGCCGCGGAGGCGATTTCGGCACGGGCGGCCGAGGGCGGCTACAGCCACGTCGTCGCGACCCGCGACCACCACATCGACCCCGGCGACCACTTCAGCGACACGCCGGACTTCAACACCAGCTGGCCGGTCCACTGCGTCGCGGGCACGCCGGGCGCCTCGTTCCACCCGTCGCTCGACGTGGTGCCGATCGAGGCGGTCTTCTCGAAGGGCGAGTACACCGCCGCGTACTCCGGCTTCGAAGGCAAGTCCCGCGACGGCAAGACGCTCGAGGAGTGGCTGCGCGAGCACGAAGTCACCGACGTGGACGTGGTCGGCATCGCCACCGACTTCTGCGTACGCGCCACGGCGCTCGACGCGGCGAAGGCGGGCTTCGGCGTGCGCGTGCTGCTGGACCTGACCGTCGGCGGCTCGCAGCCGACAGTGGACGCGACGTTGAAGGACTTCGAGGAGGCCGGCGTCGCCTATTCCGGCAAAGCCGCCGTGCCGCCGCCCGCCTGA
- a CDS encoding biotin transporter BioY, protein MSSLSLTGHRQVLADLVPGTLVRDLTLVAGGALLTGAAAQLVIPIPGSPVPMTGQTFAALLVGASLGMRRGAASMLLYLLVGAAGVPWFQGATSGLSGASAGYIVGFVFAGALVGALARRGGDRTPLRMVGTMVAGNVVIYAFGVPWLMAATGFDLATAFDKGVTPFLIGDALKTVVAAGVLPLAWAAVNRLGKEHSRKED, encoded by the coding sequence GTGTCGTCGCTGTCCCTCACCGGCCACCGCCAGGTGCTCGCCGACCTCGTGCCCGGCACCCTCGTGCGCGACCTGACCCTGGTCGCCGGCGGTGCCCTGCTCACCGGCGCCGCCGCGCAGCTGGTCATCCCGATCCCGGGCAGCCCGGTGCCGATGACCGGCCAGACGTTCGCCGCGCTGCTCGTGGGCGCCTCGCTCGGCATGCGCCGCGGCGCCGCCTCGATGCTGCTGTACCTGCTCGTGGGCGCGGCCGGCGTGCCGTGGTTCCAGGGCGCCACCTCCGGCCTGTCCGGCGCTTCGGCCGGCTACATCGTCGGCTTCGTCTTCGCCGGTGCCCTCGTGGGCGCCCTCGCCCGCCGCGGCGGCGACCGCACGCCGCTGCGCATGGTGGGGACCATGGTGGCCGGCAACGTGGTGATCTACGCGTTCGGCGTGCCGTGGCTGATGGCCGCCACCGGGTTCGACCTGGCGACCGCGTTCGACAAGGGTGTGACGCCGTTCCTGATCGGCGACGCGCTGAAGACGGTCGTCGCGGCGGGTGTGCTGCCGCTGGCGTGGGCCGCCGTCAACCGCC